A DNA window from Argopecten irradians isolate NY chromosome 10, Ai_NY, whole genome shotgun sequence contains the following coding sequences:
- the LOC138333047 gene encoding uncharacterized protein, translated as MKGRPKPKAKVSVRTTLGWTLLALLLVTMWAVYTTKMFEVIVSGKVKALRLLRLSSACEDDDMTSFVHDVSLMRDNDVVTFTTEERDRIMACNRSADTQRKHGRLKTKMFKPDRWTSHSYLDNRSTVIELGGYLGEDADNLISRYQPKRYIMVEPVYEFYIKLVNRFQHLSNVLIFNFGIGNKSAKTSVKLSMDGTSSFNTINADVNIRLVGARPFFLGIGLGFFDVDLLTMNCEGCEFAVLDFLLDSKLINNIRNVQFQPHKLDRVADSVYRYCEYEERLKRTHQLVFRHPFWWESWSRKYNALPSLFDDIKSNATLMDEILS; from the coding sequence ATGAAGGGTAGGCCTAAGCCCAAAGCTAAAGTTTCCGTCAGAACGACGTTGGGATGGACATTATTGGCGTTATTACTGGTTACCATGTGGGCTGTATacacaacaaaaatgtttgaGGTCATCGTCTCCGGCAAGGTCAAGGCCTTACGACTTCTCAGACTATCAAGCGCATGCGAGGATGACGACATGACGTCATTCGTGCACGACGTTTCTTTAATGAGAGACAACGACGTTGTGACGTTTACCACCGAGGAAAGGGACAGAATTATGGCATGTAACAGATCGGCGGACACACAGAGAAAACATGGGCGTTTAAAAACTAAAATGTTTAAACCTGATCGCTGGACGTCACATTCTTACCTAGATAATAGAAGTACCGTTATTGAGCTGGGTGGCTACTTAGGCGAAGATGCCGATAATTTGATCTCACGTTATCAGCCAAAACGTTACATTATGGTCGAACCCGTGTATGAATTCTACATAAAACTTGTCAACAGATTCCAGCACCTATCGAATGTTTTAATCTTCAATTTCGGCATTGGAAATAAAAGTGCTAAGACATCAGTAAAACTGAGTATGGATGGTACCTCGAGTTTTAATACGATTAACGCAGACGTCAATATTCGTTTGGTTGGTGCCCGTCCATTTTTCCTAGGAATTGGACTCGGGTTCTTTGACGTGGATCTACTAACTATGAACTGTGAAGGTTGCGAGTTCGCTGTTCTCGACTTTCTTCTTGATTCAAAATTGATAAACAATATACGAAACGTACAGTTTCAACCACATAAACTAGATAGAGTTGCAGATTCTGTTTATAGATATTGTGAATACGAGGAAAGATTAAAAAGAACTCATCAACTTGTATTTAGACATCCATTCTGGTGGGAAAGTTGGAGTAGGAAATATAATGCTTTACCTAGTCTATTTGATGATATAAAAAGCAATGCAACACTCATGGACGAAATACTCAGTTAG